Proteins co-encoded in one Eschrichtius robustus isolate mEscRob2 chromosome 8, mEscRob2.pri, whole genome shotgun sequence genomic window:
- the NEUROD6 gene encoding neurogenic differentiation factor 6: protein MLTLPFDESVVMPESQMCRKFSRECEDQKQIKKPESFSKQIVLRGKSIKRAPGEETEKEEEEEDREEEDENGLPRRRGLRKKKTTKLRLERVKFRRQEANARERNRMHGLNDALDNLRKVVPCYSKTQKLSKIETLRLAKNYIWALSEILRIGKRPDLLTFVQNLCKGLSQPTTNLVAGCLQLNARSFLMGQGGEAAHHTRSPYSTFYPPYHSPELTPPPGHGTLDNSKSMKPYNYCSAYESFYESTSPECASPQFEGPLSPPPINYNGIFSLKQEETLDYGKNYNYGMHYCAVPPRGPLGQGAMFRLPTDSHFPYDLHLRSQSLTMQDELNAVFHN from the coding sequence ATGTTAACACTACCGTTTGATGAGTCAGTTGTAATGCCAGAATCCCAGATGTGCAGAAAGTTTTCTAGAGAATGCGAGGACCAGAAGCAAATTAAGAAACCAGAAAGCTTTTCCAAACAGATTGTCCTTCGAGGAAAGAGCATCAAAAGGGCCCCTGGAGAAGAGactgagaaagaagaagaggaggaagacaggGAAGAGGAAGACGAAAATGGGTTGCCCAGAAGGAGGggtcttaggaaaaaaaagacgACCAAGCTCCGACTGGAGAGGGTCAAGTTCAGGAGACAGGAAGCTAACGCGCGCGAGAGGAACAGGATGCACGGCCTCAACGACGCCCTGGACAATTTAAGAAAAGTGGTCCCCTGTTATTCTAAAACCCAAAAACTGTCCAAAATAGAAACTTTACGACTGGCCAAAAACTACATCTGGGCACTTTCTGAAATTCTGAGAATCGGCAAGAGACCTGATCTGCTCACGTTCGTCCAAAACTTATGCAAAGGTCTTTCCCAGCCAACTACAAACTTGGTGGCAGGCTGCTTGCAGCTCAATGCCAGGAGTTTCCTGATGGGTCAGGGTGGGGAGGCGGCACACCACACAAGGTCACCCTACTCTACCTTCTACCCGCCCTACCACAGCCCTGAgctcacccctcccccagggcaTGGAACTCTTGATAATTCCAAGTCCATGAAACCCTACAATTATTGCAGTGCGTATGAATCCTTCTATGAAAGCACTTCCCCTGAGTGTGCCAGCCCTCAGTTTGAGGGTCCCTTAAGTCCTCCCCCAATTAACTATAATGGGATATTTTCCCTGAAGCAAGAAGAAACCTTGGACTATGGCAAAAATTACAATTACGGCATGCATTACTGTGCAGTGCCACCCAGGGGTCCCCTTGGGCAGGGTGCCATGTTCAGGTTGCCCACCGACAGCCACTTCCCTTACGACTTACATCTGCGCAGCCAATCTCTCACCATGCAAGATGAATTAAATGCAGTTTTTCATAattaa